A genomic segment from Idiomarina piscisalsi encodes:
- the dprA gene encoding DNA-processing protein DprA: MDAEQLCLLMGAAKAPNKVQKAARECTSIAELSERWGQSFKPVDPKWVKAATTWTQTERQGVISYFCDDYPEALKSIQNPPWLLYYRGRKELLQGVGVAVVGSRKASHSGLQITDWIAKDLVAAGIVVVSGLAMGIDAQAHKTAADKGKTIAVLGTGIDQYYPRRNKTLQDFIAHQGLLISEFPPGQTARIDHFPRRNRIISGISQAVVVVEAARKSGSLSTAIHGLNEGREVGAVPGSVLMPEHQGCHWLLQQGAKLINTPQDILDWFGVSANDAVDGCGSREENESLANCRLFASLNSEPRTIDDMVQLSGLEVAEVMEKIVLYELDGLVAAVPGGYIKVGRR; encoded by the coding sequence ATGGATGCTGAGCAGTTATGTTTATTAATGGGGGCGGCAAAGGCGCCAAACAAGGTGCAGAAAGCGGCGAGGGAATGTACCTCTATTGCCGAGCTATCTGAGCGATGGGGGCAATCGTTTAAACCGGTCGACCCTAAATGGGTGAAAGCGGCGACAACATGGACGCAAACGGAGCGGCAGGGCGTCATTTCGTATTTTTGTGACGACTACCCTGAAGCTTTAAAGTCCATTCAAAACCCGCCTTGGTTGTTGTATTACCGGGGGCGCAAAGAATTACTGCAAGGCGTAGGCGTGGCTGTTGTCGGCAGCCGAAAAGCATCGCACAGTGGCTTGCAAATTACGGACTGGATAGCCAAAGATTTGGTTGCTGCCGGTATCGTCGTGGTGAGCGGCCTGGCAATGGGTATCGACGCGCAGGCGCACAAAACTGCCGCAGATAAAGGCAAAACTATTGCGGTGCTTGGGACGGGAATAGACCAGTATTACCCGCGCAGGAATAAAACCTTGCAGGATTTTATTGCTCACCAGGGACTGCTGATTTCTGAATTTCCACCGGGGCAGACCGCCAGAATTGATCACTTCCCCCGCCGCAATCGTATTATTAGTGGTATTAGTCAGGCTGTTGTGGTGGTCGAGGCGGCTCGTAAAAGCGGCTCGTTGTCGACCGCCATTCATGGTCTGAACGAAGGTCGGGAAGTGGGCGCGGTGCCGGGCTCTGTGCTGATGCCGGAACACCAAGGCTGTCATTGGTTATTACAGCAAGGCGCTAAGTTGATTAACACACCGCAGGATATTCTCGATTGGTTTGGGGTAAGCGCTAACGACGCGGTCGATGGCTGCGGGTCGCGCGAAGAGAATGAAAGCTTGGCAAACTGCCGTTTGTTCGCTAGTCTGAATTCAGAGCCACGAACAATTGATGACATGGTACAATTGTCCGGACTCGAGGTTGCTGAAGTCATGGAGAAGATAGTGTTATACGAATTAGATGGACTTGTGGCAGCCGTACCAGGCGGTTATATCAAAGTGGGGAGGCGCTAA
- the def gene encoding peptide deformylase has protein sequence MAKMTVLKYPDERLRKVAQPIAKVDDSIRAVIDDMFETMYDEQGVGLAATQVDVHQRLFVADCSEDQNEPLVFINPEITKAEGHFKNDEGCLSFPGVYAKVERAETITVKALDKNGEAFSLNAEGLLAICIQHEIDHLNGKLFVDYLSPLKRERIRKKLEKEQRLAEKFASEAQ, from the coding sequence ATGGCAAAAATGACAGTTCTTAAATATCCCGACGAACGTTTACGTAAAGTCGCACAGCCCATTGCGAAAGTAGACGATTCTATCCGTGCGGTTATCGATGATATGTTCGAAACGATGTACGACGAACAAGGTGTCGGACTGGCGGCAACGCAAGTAGACGTGCATCAGCGTTTGTTTGTTGCTGACTGCAGCGAAGATCAAAATGAACCACTGGTTTTTATTAACCCGGAAATCACCAAAGCAGAAGGTCATTTTAAAAATGACGAGGGCTGCCTGTCGTTTCCAGGCGTTTACGCCAAAGTTGAACGGGCCGAAACTATTACGGTAAAAGCGTTGGACAAAAATGGCGAAGCGTTCTCACTGAATGCAGAAGGCTTACTGGCTATTTGTATCCAGCACGAAATTGACCATTTAAACGGCAAGCTGTTTGTCGATTACCTATCGCCATTGAAACGTGAGCGCATTCGCAAAAAACTGGAAAAAGAGCAGCGCTTAGCTGAAAAATTTGCGTCGGAAGCCCAATAA
- the fmt gene encoding methionyl-tRNA formyltransferase, with amino-acid sequence MRIVFAGTPDFAAQHLSHLLDTDFDIVGVYTQPDRPAGRGKKLQPSAVKQLAEANQLPVFQPESLKTEEAQQQLQALKPDVMIVVAYGLLLPQAALDIPVKGCLNVHGSLLPRWRGAAPIQRAIWAGDTESGVAVMQMEAGLDTGPVLLEKRCAIDPNETSASLYKKLEALGPQALVETLKELDAYQANAKVQDDTQATYAKKLSKAEARIDWNESAAFIERCTRAFTPWPVSWCESGQLGEQKTIKVIEAEIAQGANRATPGTIVQTSSDGIDVATGDGVLRITKAQMPGKKPQPAATLINGYAKVFTEGLQLL; translated from the coding sequence ATGCGCATCGTTTTTGCCGGAACGCCTGACTTTGCGGCACAGCACTTGTCGCATCTTTTAGACACCGACTTTGATATTGTCGGTGTCTATACCCAACCTGACCGCCCGGCTGGGCGCGGAAAAAAGTTACAGCCTAGCGCCGTTAAGCAGCTGGCTGAAGCTAATCAGTTACCCGTATTTCAGCCCGAGTCGCTGAAAACCGAGGAAGCACAGCAACAGCTCCAGGCATTAAAGCCGGATGTCATGATTGTTGTCGCTTATGGTTTACTATTGCCGCAAGCGGCACTCGATATTCCGGTCAAAGGCTGCCTGAATGTTCACGGCTCTCTGCTGCCAAGGTGGCGCGGCGCAGCTCCTATTCAGCGAGCGATATGGGCGGGCGACACTGAGTCCGGCGTTGCGGTTATGCAAATGGAAGCAGGATTAGATACAGGCCCCGTACTACTGGAAAAGCGCTGCGCAATTGACCCTAACGAAACCTCCGCATCGCTTTATAAGAAGCTGGAAGCGCTTGGTCCACAAGCGTTAGTTGAAACTCTGAAAGAGCTAGACGCATATCAGGCGAACGCAAAAGTACAAGATGATACACAGGCCACTTATGCGAAAAAGCTCAGCAAAGCAGAAGCGAGAATCGACTGGAATGAGTCTGCTGCTTTTATAGAACGATGTACTCGCGCATTTACTCCTTGGCCGGTGAGCTGGTGCGAGTCAGGCCAATTGGGTGAACAAAAAACCATAAAGGTCATTGAAGCAGAGATTGCACAAGGCGCAAACCGAGCAACACCGGGGACGATTGTACAAACGTCTAGCGACGGTATTGATGTTGCCACGGGTGATGGTGTTTTGCGAATCACCAAAGCACAAATGCCAGGTAAGAAGCCTCAGCCAGCCGCAACACTCATTAACGGTTATGCCAAGGTTTTTACTGAAGGCTTACAGCTATTATGA
- the rsmB gene encoding 16S rRNA (cytosine(967)-C(5))-methyltransferase RsmB → MSESNKSESKGSGAASRAAAATALFQVLEKGESLSTALPNATSKLSPPDKRLASSISYGVLRVLPTLNNLIGAKLQQPLKGKLKVLHYLLLVGAYQLYCQRIKDHAAVSATVEAAAVLKKRNNKALINGVLRQLLREAPDADENFERHLPEDSTHNHPRWLVQQLESDHGDKATSILRENNQHPPMWLRVNERQFSRDDYMAQLKSQGIDAVPDTEARNAIKLLTPCPVDKLPQFHDGAVSVQDRSAQLAADYLNVDSRHRVLDCCAAPGGKLLHLLERHSFERPVHAVELDANRIERINENLARQQLSAEIHCADAAAPSTWWDGKPFDRILLDAPCSATGVIRRHPDIKWLRRQSDITELAELQGNILNALWETLTPGGELLYATCSVMREENQSQIETFLKQHSDATLIPIEPNQTMVQVLPGDADGDGFFYARLKKAQ, encoded by the coding sequence ATGAGTGAATCAAATAAAAGTGAAAGCAAGGGTTCAGGCGCAGCGAGCCGAGCAGCTGCAGCAACTGCGCTTTTTCAGGTATTGGAAAAAGGCGAGTCATTATCCACTGCGCTGCCAAACGCCACCTCAAAGCTCTCCCCACCGGACAAACGTTTAGCAAGTTCAATTAGTTACGGCGTGTTGCGCGTCCTTCCTACGTTAAACAACCTTATTGGCGCTAAGCTTCAGCAGCCGCTTAAAGGCAAGTTGAAAGTCCTGCATTACCTGTTGTTGGTCGGTGCCTATCAGCTCTATTGTCAGCGTATCAAAGACCACGCGGCAGTGAGCGCAACGGTTGAAGCGGCCGCTGTATTGAAAAAACGCAATAACAAAGCGCTTATCAACGGAGTGTTGCGCCAACTATTGCGAGAAGCGCCTGACGCCGATGAAAACTTTGAGCGCCACTTACCTGAAGATAGCACTCACAATCACCCTCGTTGGTTGGTACAACAGCTTGAAAGTGACCACGGCGATAAAGCGACATCCATTCTCAGGGAAAATAACCAGCACCCTCCGATGTGGCTTCGCGTTAACGAGCGCCAATTCTCCCGCGATGACTATATGGCGCAACTGAAAAGCCAGGGTATCGATGCGGTGCCAGACACGGAAGCACGTAACGCGATTAAGTTGCTAACGCCATGCCCAGTCGATAAGTTGCCTCAATTTCATGACGGCGCTGTGTCGGTGCAAGATCGCTCGGCACAGCTGGCCGCTGACTATCTTAATGTGGATAGCAGACACCGAGTACTCGACTGCTGTGCCGCGCCGGGCGGAAAACTTTTACACTTATTGGAAAGGCACTCGTTCGAACGCCCGGTTCACGCTGTCGAACTCGACGCAAACCGTATAGAACGCATTAACGAGAACTTAGCGCGCCAGCAACTTTCAGCAGAAATTCACTGTGCGGATGCGGCCGCCCCGTCAACGTGGTGGGACGGCAAGCCTTTTGACCGCATATTATTAGATGCGCCCTGCTCTGCGACTGGCGTAATTCGTAGGCACCCGGACATCAAATGGCTTCGAAGACAAAGTGATATCACCGAGCTTGCTGAACTGCAGGGCAACATACTGAACGCACTATGGGAAACACTGACTCCCGGAGGAGAACTCCTTTACGCAACCTGTTCAGTAATGCGGGAAGAGAATCAGTCTCAGATAGAGACTTTCCTAAAACAACACAGCGATGCTACTCTCATACCCATAGAGCCGAATCAGACCATGGTTCAAGTTTTACCGGGTGATGCTGACGGCGACGGCTTCTTTTACGCGAGACTCAAAAAAGCACAATGA